One window from the genome of Pandoraea fibrosis encodes:
- the murD gene encoding UDP-N-acetylmuramoyl-L-alanine--D-glutamate ligase — MFGEKFGESWQPRVLILGLGESGLAMARWCARYGCRVRAADTRFASSETPPNVATLRLDAPQAEFIGGAFAGQVDALLDDIELIGISPGLSPLSPDVAPLLAEAAERGVPVWGEIEFFAQALRHMQSTSGYAPKLLAITGTNGKTTTTSLTGLLCRRAGKRTAVAGNISPTALDRLTECIADATLPDVWVLELSSFQLETTHSLAPDAAAILNITQDHLDWHGDMDAYAGAKARIFSEQTVRVLNREDARVMAFAAPEANVVTFGTSKPDAVGDFGLEMEGGMWWLVEGITRDDAPPAPKRRKAGAVEAAVEVYSKRLMPADALRIRGQHNAANALAALALARAIDLPMAKLLHGLREYPGEPHRVQLIGTLNEVEFYDDSKGTNVGATVAAITGLQKTLLLIVGGEGKGQDFSPLANPVAHHARAVLLIGRDAPLLREALTDTGVELIDAPTLEDATREAARLAQPGDAVLLSPACASFDMFRNYEHRAQVFRDTVVDLAADAGVML, encoded by the coding sequence GTGTTCGGCGAGAAGTTTGGTGAATCCTGGCAACCGCGTGTCCTGATCCTGGGTCTGGGAGAGTCCGGCCTGGCGATGGCGCGTTGGTGCGCGCGTTACGGCTGCCGTGTGCGGGCGGCCGATACGCGTTTTGCGTCGTCGGAGACACCGCCGAACGTGGCGACATTGCGCCTGGACGCGCCGCAAGCCGAATTCATCGGCGGCGCGTTTGCCGGGCAAGTCGATGCGCTGCTCGACGACATCGAACTGATCGGCATCAGTCCGGGCCTCTCGCCGCTGTCGCCCGATGTGGCGCCGTTGCTCGCCGAGGCTGCCGAGCGCGGCGTTCCCGTGTGGGGCGAGATCGAATTCTTCGCGCAGGCGCTGCGTCACATGCAGTCGACGAGCGGCTATGCGCCCAAGCTGCTGGCCATTACCGGTACGAACGGCAAGACCACGACCACGAGTCTGACCGGGTTGTTGTGCCGACGCGCCGGAAAGCGCACGGCCGTAGCGGGCAACATCAGCCCGACGGCGCTTGATCGTTTGACCGAGTGCATTGCCGACGCCACGCTGCCCGACGTCTGGGTGCTCGAACTCTCCAGCTTCCAGCTCGAGACGACACACTCTCTCGCGCCCGATGCGGCCGCGATTCTCAATATCACGCAAGACCATCTGGACTGGCACGGCGACATGGACGCCTACGCCGGCGCCAAGGCGCGCATCTTCAGCGAGCAGACGGTTCGCGTGCTCAACCGCGAGGACGCACGTGTGATGGCGTTTGCGGCGCCCGAGGCCAACGTGGTGACGTTCGGCACGAGCAAGCCCGATGCCGTTGGCGACTTCGGTCTGGAGATGGAAGGCGGCATGTGGTGGCTGGTCGAAGGCATCACGCGCGACGACGCGCCGCCGGCCCCGAAGCGTCGCAAGGCGGGGGCCGTGGAAGCGGCGGTCGAGGTGTACAGCAAGCGTCTCATGCCGGCCGACGCCCTGCGTATCCGCGGTCAGCACAACGCCGCGAATGCGCTGGCGGCGCTGGCACTGGCCCGCGCCATCGATCTGCCGATGGCCAAGCTGCTGCACGGCCTGCGCGAATACCCGGGTGAGCCGCATCGTGTGCAGCTCATCGGCACGCTCAACGAAGTCGAGTTCTACGACGACAGCAAGGGCACCAATGTTGGCGCCACCGTCGCGGCCATCACGGGCCTGCAAAAGACGCTGCTGCTGATCGTCGGTGGCGAGGGCAAGGGGCAGGACTTCTCGCCGCTGGCCAATCCGGTGGCGCATCATGCGCGCGCCGTGCTGCTGATCGGCCGCGACGCGCCGTTGCTGCGCGAAGCCCTGACCGATACCGGTGTCGAACTGATCGACGCCCCGACGCTCGAAGACGCCACGCGAGAAGCCGCCAGACTGGCCCAGCCGGGCGACGCAGTGTTGCTCTCGCCCGCGTGCGCGAGCTTCGACATGTTCCGCAACTACGAGCATCGCGCGCAGGTGTTCCGCGACACCGTGGTTGATCTGGCCGCCGACGCAGGGGTGATGCTATGA
- a CDS encoding UDP-N-acetylmuramoyl-L-alanyl-D-glutamate--2,6-diaminopimelate ligase, which translates to MIADATERATLAQAWDWLCRTVPAGATLHADSRRITPGDVFVAYAVKGADSRGFIADAVERGAAAVLWQSDGFTWPASLVSLANVPEFGVPRLDWLAGPLAALWYGEPSVGMTMLGVTGTNGKTSCSQWLAQLLSKAGTRSAVIGTLGSGFPGHLTVTGFTTPDAVQLQRSLDDLRAQGAKAVAMEVSSHGLYQGRVNGVAFDVAVFTNLTQDHLDYHGTMAEYEAAKTRLFDWPALKAAVINRDDAMGQRLLKRLAGKTPVYEYGVHGDAVSVHGNRVLRAEDIRATTAGTRFTLHIDDHSQQITVPLIGEFNVSNALAVLGAALAAGVPQDAAIAGLATLTPVSGRMEQIGQPGQPLVVIDYAHTPDALDKTLEALRPVAAARGGKLVCVFGCGGDRDAGKRPQMGTVAERLADAVVLTSDNPRTEAPADIMAQIAAGLTQPGAARLIEDRASAILQAVRGAQAADVVLVAGKGHESTQEIMGKKRPFSDQEHARLALAARATTVRGGGE; encoded by the coding sequence ATGATCGCGGACGCCACCGAGCGCGCCACGCTCGCACAGGCATGGGACTGGCTGTGCCGCACGGTGCCGGCCGGGGCGACGTTGCACGCGGATAGCCGTCGCATCACGCCGGGCGACGTGTTCGTCGCTTACGCGGTCAAGGGGGCGGACAGCCGGGGCTTCATCGCGGATGCGGTCGAGCGCGGCGCGGCTGCCGTCCTGTGGCAGAGCGATGGCTTCACATGGCCGGCATCGCTGGTCAGTCTGGCGAACGTGCCGGAATTCGGTGTGCCGCGACTCGATTGGCTGGCCGGTCCGTTGGCGGCGCTGTGGTACGGCGAGCCGAGCGTCGGCATGACGATGCTGGGCGTGACCGGAACGAACGGGAAAACGTCCTGCAGCCAGTGGCTCGCGCAGTTGCTGTCGAAGGCAGGTACCCGCAGTGCCGTGATCGGCACGCTGGGTAGCGGATTCCCCGGTCATTTGACGGTCACGGGGTTCACCACGCCGGATGCCGTTCAGTTGCAACGCAGCCTCGACGACCTGCGCGCCCAAGGCGCGAAGGCGGTCGCGATGGAAGTCTCGTCGCACGGTCTTTATCAAGGTCGCGTGAACGGCGTGGCGTTCGACGTCGCCGTCTTCACCAATCTGACGCAGGACCACCTCGATTACCACGGCACGATGGCCGAGTACGAAGCGGCCAAAACGCGCCTGTTCGACTGGCCGGCCCTGAAGGCGGCGGTCATCAATCGTGACGACGCGATGGGCCAGCGCCTGCTCAAGCGTCTGGCCGGCAAGACGCCGGTATACGAATACGGTGTGCACGGCGACGCCGTGTCGGTGCATGGCAACCGGGTGTTGCGCGCGGAAGATATCCGCGCGACGACGGCAGGCACGCGCTTCACGCTGCACATCGACGATCACAGCCAGCAGATTACGGTGCCGCTCATCGGTGAGTTCAACGTGAGTAACGCACTCGCTGTGCTGGGTGCCGCGCTGGCAGCGGGTGTACCGCAAGACGCGGCCATTGCCGGACTGGCGACGCTCACGCCCGTGTCAGGTCGTATGGAACAGATCGGCCAACCGGGACAGCCGCTGGTCGTCATCGACTATGCGCACACGCCCGACGCCCTCGACAAGACGCTCGAAGCGCTGCGCCCGGTGGCGGCAGCGCGGGGTGGCAAGCTTGTCTGCGTGTTCGGTTGTGGCGGCGATCGCGACGCGGGCAAGCGTCCGCAAATGGGGACGGTGGCCGAACGTCTGGCCGACGCCGTCGTGCTGACGAGCGACAACCCGCGCACCGAAGCGCCGGCCGACATCATGGCGCAGATCGCCGCAGGTCTCACGCAGCCGGGCGCCGCACGTCTCATCGAAGACCGGGCGAGCGCGATTCTGCAAGCCGTGCGCGGCGCGCAGGCCGCCGATGTGGTGCTCGTTGCGGGCAAGGGACACGAAAGTACACAGGAAATCATGGGTAAGAAGCGGCCGTTCTCCGATCAGGAGCATGCGCGTCTGGCACTCGCCGCGCGTGCAACCACTGTGCGCGGAGGTGGCGAATGA
- the ftsW gene encoding putative lipid II flippase FtsW, with translation MNRIKSFFSKKRQAGFAGAGTATAPGAATQAASRTLGSIKPTRSRMLEYDHALMWVVISLLSLGLVMVYSASVALPDSPKYSGYSTYHFLGRHIVSLTMGLTAAAITFRIPVKTLDKLAPKVFLLALVLLVIVLIPHVGKGVNGSKRWIPFGVLNLQPSEIMKLAVTLYAANYTVRKQEFMQSFGKGFLPMGIAVVFVGMLLLLEPDMGAFMVVAAIAMGILFLGGVNGRLFGGLALTAVGTFAMLIWLSPWRRERIFAYLDPWREDYALGKAYQLTHSLIAFGRGEWTGVGLGGSIEKLHYLPEAHTDFILAVIGEEFGFVGVLVVILLFYWLVRRAFEIGRQALALERTFAGLLAKGVGVWLGAQTFINMGVNLGLLPTKGLTLPLVSYGGSGILLNCVAVAILLRVDYENRVLMRGGKV, from the coding sequence ATGAACCGTATCAAGTCGTTCTTCAGCAAAAAGCGTCAGGCCGGCTTCGCCGGTGCGGGCACGGCCACCGCGCCGGGTGCCGCGACTCAAGCGGCGAGCCGCACGCTCGGCAGCATCAAGCCGACCCGCTCGCGCATGCTCGAATACGATCACGCGCTCATGTGGGTGGTGATCTCGCTGCTGTCGCTGGGGCTGGTGATGGTGTATTCAGCGTCGGTCGCACTGCCGGATTCGCCGAAGTACAGCGGCTATTCGACGTATCACTTCCTGGGTCGTCACATCGTGTCGCTCACGATGGGGCTGACCGCCGCGGCGATCACGTTCCGTATCCCGGTCAAGACGCTCGACAAACTCGCGCCCAAGGTCTTTCTGCTGGCGCTGGTGCTGCTGGTGATCGTGCTGATCCCGCACGTGGGCAAGGGCGTGAACGGCTCGAAGCGCTGGATTCCGTTCGGTGTGCTCAATCTGCAACCGTCGGAAATCATGAAGCTCGCGGTCACGCTCTATGCCGCGAACTACACCGTGCGCAAGCAGGAATTCATGCAGAGCTTCGGCAAGGGCTTTCTGCCGATGGGGATCGCCGTGGTGTTCGTCGGCATGCTGCTGCTGCTCGAACCGGACATGGGCGCATTCATGGTGGTCGCGGCCATCGCGATGGGCATTCTGTTCCTCGGCGGCGTGAACGGACGTCTGTTCGGCGGGCTGGCGCTTACCGCGGTCGGCACGTTCGCGATGCTGATCTGGCTCTCGCCGTGGCGTCGCGAGCGGATTTTCGCGTATCTCGATCCGTGGCGCGAGGACTACGCGCTCGGCAAGGCCTATCAGCTCACGCACTCGCTCATCGCGTTCGGACGCGGCGAATGGACCGGCGTGGGGCTGGGCGGCAGCATCGAAAAACTGCACTACCTGCCCGAAGCGCATACCGACTTCATCCTGGCGGTGATCGGTGAAGAGTTCGGCTTCGTCGGCGTGCTGGTGGTCATCCTGCTCTTCTACTGGCTGGTTCGCCGTGCGTTCGAGATCGGCCGTCAGGCGCTGGCGCTCGAGCGCACCTTCGCCGGGTTGCTGGCAAAGGGCGTGGGCGTGTGGCTCGGTGCGCAGACCTTTATCAACATGGGTGTGAATCTGGGCCTGCTGCCGACCAAGGGGCTGACGTTGCCGCTGGTCAGTTACGGCGGCTCGGGCATCTTGCTCAACTGTGTGGCCGTGGCGATTCTGCTGCGGGTGGATTACGAGAACCGCGTATTGATGCGGGGAGGAAAAGTATGA
- a CDS encoding peptidoglycan D,D-transpeptidase FtsI family protein: MIRRKDAKAKTKDVQFSASPVLSVRLPMWRSKMLVFVIFGAFASLVARAFWIQGPGNAFYQRQGESRYERTLEMSATRGKVFDRNGQVLATSLPVKAIWAIPEDVPDDISTQQIRQLSRLLEMSEPDLRRKLNQEKSFVYVKRQVLPDVAKQVADLDIPGIYQRKEYKRFYPEGEIAAHVVGFTNVEDIGQEGVELSMQKDLAATPGSRRVIKDRLGRVVEDIDILAQPRDGHDITLSIDSKIQFLAYSELKDAIERTGAKAGSAVVLDVRTGEVLALVNLPTYNPNNRTNLTGAQLRNRVITDTFEPGSIMKPITVAAAIENGYVKPTSTVMTTGRATFFGATITDTHDYGLLTVAGVIQKSSNIGTAKLALQMKPQEMWDMFTSVGLGQAPKLGFPGAVAGRLRPAKSWRPIEQATMGYGYGLSASLIQLARAYTVFAHDGELLPISIYKTDGSVVKGTPVISPATAREVRKMLEMVTSPGGTATRAQVVGYRVGGKTGTAYKQSGKGYDKSKYRASFVGMAPMSEPRIIVAVTLDEPGRGSHYGGVAAGPAFAAIVGGTLRSLNVVPDSPVTKLVVSDKVEESEPWAP, encoded by the coding sequence ATGATTCGCCGCAAAGACGCCAAGGCCAAGACCAAGGATGTGCAGTTCTCTGCCAGCCCGGTCCTGTCCGTGCGTCTGCCGATGTGGCGCTCGAAGATGCTCGTCTTCGTGATCTTCGGCGCGTTTGCGTCGCTGGTTGCGCGTGCCTTCTGGATTCAGGGGCCGGGCAACGCCTTCTATCAGCGTCAGGGCGAGAGCCGTTACGAACGCACACTTGAGATGTCCGCCACGCGCGGCAAAGTGTTCGACCGTAACGGGCAGGTGCTTGCCACCAGTCTGCCCGTCAAGGCCATCTGGGCCATCCCCGAAGATGTACCCGACGACATTTCGACGCAGCAGATTCGCCAGCTTTCGCGTCTGCTCGAGATGAGCGAGCCGGATCTGCGCCGCAAGCTCAATCAGGAAAAGAGCTTTGTCTACGTGAAGCGCCAGGTCTTGCCGGATGTGGCCAAGCAAGTCGCCGATCTGGACATCCCGGGCATCTACCAGCGCAAGGAGTACAAGCGCTTCTATCCGGAAGGCGAGATTGCGGCGCACGTCGTGGGCTTCACGAACGTCGAGGACATCGGGCAGGAAGGCGTCGAGCTGTCGATGCAGAAGGATCTGGCCGCCACGCCCGGCAGCCGCCGCGTGATCAAGGACCGTCTGGGCCGCGTGGTCGAGGACATCGATATCCTGGCGCAGCCGCGCGACGGCCATGACATCACGCTTTCGATCGACAGCAAGATCCAGTTCCTCGCCTACAGCGAATTGAAAGACGCCATCGAGCGCACCGGCGCAAAGGCCGGCAGCGCCGTGGTGCTCGACGTTCGTACCGGCGAGGTGCTCGCGCTCGTCAATCTCCCCACGTATAACCCGAACAACCGCACGAACCTGACCGGCGCGCAGTTGCGCAACCGGGTCATTACCGACACCTTCGAGCCGGGGTCGATCATGAAGCCGATTACGGTGGCCGCTGCCATCGAGAACGGCTACGTGAAACCGACGTCGACGGTCATGACCACCGGCCGGGCGACCTTCTTCGGCGCAACGATAACGGACACGCACGACTACGGTTTGCTGACCGTGGCGGGCGTCATTCAGAAGTCGAGCAACATCGGTACGGCCAAGCTTGCGCTCCAGATGAAGCCGCAGGAAATGTGGGACATGTTCACGAGCGTGGGCCTCGGTCAGGCGCCCAAGCTCGGCTTCCCCGGTGCGGTGGCGGGACGTCTGCGTCCGGCCAAGAGCTGGCGCCCGATCGAGCAGGCGACGATGGGCTACGGCTATGGTCTGTCGGCCTCGCTGATTCAGCTTGCGCGCGCCTACACCGTGTTCGCGCACGACGGCGAACTGTTGCCCATCTCTATCTATAAGACGGATGGCAGTGTCGTGAAGGGCACGCCGGTCATCTCGCCGGCGACGGCGCGTGAAGTGCGCAAGATGCTCGAAATGGTGACCTCACCCGGCGGTACCGCGACGCGTGCCCAGGTGGTCGGCTATCGCGTCGGCGGCAAGACCGGCACGGCCTACAAGCAATCGGGCAAGGGCTACGACAAGAGCAAGTATCGCGCGTCGTTCGTGGGTATGGCACCGATGTCGGAACCGCGCATCATCGTGGCCGTGACGCTCGATGAGCCGGGCCGCGGCTCGCACTACGGTGGCGTGGCCGCCGGCCCGGCGTTCGCCGCCATTGTGGGCGGCACGCTGCGATCGCTGAATGTGGTGCCGGATTCGCCGGTAACGAAGCTCGTGGTGAGCGACAAGGTGGAGGAGAGCGAGCCATGGGCACCGTGA
- the mraY gene encoding phospho-N-acetylmuramoyl-pentapeptide-transferase has protein sequence MLLTLAQWLQADASYLRVFNYLTFRAVMASLTALVIGLSFGPMVIRKLAEMKVGQAVRTDGPQTHLIKSGTPTMGGVLILIGITVATLLWADLSNRFIWIVLTVTLGFGIIGWIDDYRKVVYKDPRGMSSREKYFWQSIIGLFAATYLAFSVSETSNLKVFELFISWVRNGFPLDLPPKADFIVPFFKTMSYPLGVFGFIALTYFVIVGSSNAVNLTDGLDGLVIMPVVLVGAALGVFAYVMGNVVYSKYLLFPHIPGAGELLVFCSAMSGAGLAFLWFNTHPAQVFMGDVGALALGGALGTVAVIVRQEVVLFVMGGVFVAETLSVMLQVTWFKYTKRRFGEGRRIFKMAPLHHHFELSGWKETQVVVRFWIITLMLVLIGLSTLKLR, from the coding sequence ATGTTGCTGACGTTGGCGCAATGGCTGCAAGCGGATGCGAGCTATTTGCGCGTGTTCAACTACCTGACGTTTCGGGCCGTGATGGCAAGCCTCACGGCGCTGGTGATCGGGCTCTCGTTCGGGCCGATGGTCATTCGCAAGCTCGCCGAAATGAAGGTCGGTCAGGCCGTGCGTACCGATGGCCCGCAGACCCACCTGATCAAGTCGGGCACGCCCACGATGGGGGGGGTTCTGATTCTGATCGGCATTACCGTTGCCACGCTGCTCTGGGCCGATTTGAGCAACCGCTTCATCTGGATCGTGCTGACCGTGACGCTGGGCTTCGGCATCATCGGCTGGATCGACGACTACCGGAAGGTGGTCTACAAGGACCCGCGCGGCATGTCGTCGCGCGAGAAGTATTTCTGGCAATCGATCATTGGCCTGTTTGCGGCGACCTATCTGGCGTTCTCGGTGTCGGAGACGAGCAACCTGAAGGTTTTCGAGTTGTTCATCAGTTGGGTGCGCAACGGGTTCCCGCTCGATCTGCCGCCGAAGGCCGACTTCATCGTGCCGTTCTTCAAGACGATGAGCTACCCCCTGGGCGTGTTCGGTTTCATCGCGTTGACCTACTTTGTCATCGTCGGCTCGTCCAACGCCGTTAACCTCACGGACGGTCTCGATGGCCTGGTCATCATGCCGGTCGTGCTGGTCGGCGCGGCCCTCGGCGTGTTCGCTTACGTGATGGGCAACGTTGTCTATTCGAAGTACCTGCTGTTCCCGCATATTCCGGGCGCGGGCGAGTTGCTTGTGTTCTGTTCGGCCATGTCGGGCGCGGGGCTGGCGTTCCTGTGGTTCAACACGCATCCGGCACAGGTGTTCATGGGCGATGTCGGCGCGTTGGCGCTGGGCGGTGCGCTCGGCACGGTCGCGGTGATCGTGCGTCAGGAAGTGGTGCTGTTCGTGATGGGCGGCGTGTTCGTCGCAGAGACGCTGTCGGTGATGTTGCAGGTGACCTGGTTCAAATACACCAAGCGACGTTTCGGAGAAGGGCGGCGGATCTTCAAGATGGCCCCGCTGCATCACCACTTCGAACTGTCGGGATGGAAGGAAACGCAGGTGGTGGTTCGCTTCTGGATCATCACGCTGATGCTGGTACTGATCGGCCTGTCGACGCTGAAGTTGCGCTGA
- a CDS encoding UDP-N-acetylmuramoyl-tripeptide--D-alanyl-D-alanine ligase: protein MTMWRLSDAQAAVSDSRITGAPSTAFARIVTDSRSVQPGDLFVAIKGERFDAHDFLADVARAGASAVVASRVPEGVETPALIVPDTRIALGELAAAWRRRFAIPVVAVTGSNGKTTVKEMISAIFAEAVGVEARLATAGNFNNDIGLPLTLFRLHDGDKLAVLELGMNHPGETAYLAKIAQPTVAVINNAQREHQEFMVSVAAVAQEHSAVLAALPDDGAAVFPAESEFAPMWRDIAGKRRVLDFALDARAAVSGRYDVATRVLRVASPAGEFSVALPLLGEHNARNALAAIACALGAHVDIGSIVRALEAFSAVKGRLQVSTLSKGPLAGVTLIDDTYNANPDSVRAAIDVLAQTPPPRVLVLGDMGEVGDNGPAFHREVGEYAAQRGVDRLLAMGEQTQASVAAFGDGGEHFSDVTDVAPLVAELNATLSAPATILVKGSRFMRMERVLEQLRATSEGGGVDAPAK, encoded by the coding sequence ATGACGATGTGGCGACTGAGCGATGCTCAAGCGGCCGTGAGCGATTCACGCATCACGGGGGCGCCGTCGACCGCGTTCGCACGCATCGTGACGGACAGCCGTTCGGTACAACCGGGCGATCTCTTCGTGGCGATCAAGGGCGAGCGTTTCGACGCGCACGACTTTCTGGCCGATGTGGCCCGCGCGGGTGCCTCCGCTGTGGTCGCGTCGCGCGTGCCGGAGGGGGTCGAGACGCCTGCGCTGATTGTGCCCGATACGCGTATCGCGCTGGGGGAGCTGGCCGCCGCATGGCGCCGCCGCTTTGCGATTCCCGTGGTGGCGGTTACCGGCAGTAACGGCAAGACGACGGTGAAGGAAATGATCTCGGCGATCTTCGCCGAAGCGGTGGGCGTCGAAGCGCGTCTGGCCACCGCCGGTAACTTCAACAACGACATCGGCCTGCCGCTCACGCTGTTCCGTCTGCATGACGGTGACAAGCTGGCAGTGCTCGAACTGGGTATGAATCACCCCGGCGAAACGGCGTATCTCGCGAAGATCGCGCAGCCGACGGTGGCTGTGATCAACAACGCGCAGCGTGAGCATCAGGAGTTCATGGTGAGCGTGGCGGCCGTGGCGCAAGAGCATTCGGCCGTGCTGGCAGCGCTGCCCGACGACGGCGCCGCCGTGTTCCCGGCGGAGAGCGAATTTGCGCCGATGTGGCGCGACATCGCGGGCAAGCGCCGTGTGCTCGACTTCGCGCTCGATGCGCGTGCCGCGGTATCGGGACGCTATGACGTAGCCACGCGCGTGCTGCGTGTGGCGTCGCCGGCCGGTGAGTTTTCGGTCGCGTTGCCGCTGCTCGGCGAGCACAACGCGCGCAACGCGCTGGCCGCCATCGCATGTGCGTTGGGCGCGCATGTCGACATTGGTTCGATCGTGCGGGCACTCGAAGCGTTTTCCGCCGTCAAAGGCCGTCTTCAGGTGTCAACGCTCTCGAAGGGACCGCTCGCCGGCGTGACCCTGATCGACGACACCTATAATGCGAACCCCGATTCCGTCCGGGCCGCTATCGACGTACTGGCACAGACGCCGCCCCCCCGCGTGCTGGTGTTGGGCGACATGGGCGAAGTCGGCGACAACGGCCCGGCATTTCACCGCGAAGTGGGCGAATACGCCGCGCAGCGCGGTGTCGATCGCTTGTTGGCGATGGGGGAGCAGACGCAAGCGAGTGTGGCCGCCTTCGGCGACGGTGGCGAGCATTTTTCGGACGTGACCGATGTCGCACCGCTCGTGGCCGAGCTGAATGCCACGTTGAGCGCGCCGGCCACGATATTAGTGAAGGGAAGCCGCTTCATGCGGATGGAGCGCGTGCTCGAGCAGTTGCGCGCGACGAGTGAAGGCGGGGGCGTCGATGCCCCGGCCAAGTGA